The Candidozyma auris chromosome 1, complete sequence genome includes a region encoding these proteins:
- the RMS1 gene encoding ribosomal lysine N-methyltransferase: MTFNSKTTAFLEWLNDQNVEISNKIEIQDKRNLGQGRAVIAIEDIETDEELFRLPRSMFLNPMNSALIKDYPSAKDKLLELPQWEALILCLAYEWKAKGDESRWKAYFDVLPINDPENYTFDQLIFWSDEEVNDLNPSYIVTRIGKESADSLLSRVRGFILALNISKLQDISQEELHKVAALIMSYSFDVQKEKESDGDDDDEEDEESMEDDNIPVGSSSYVKSMVPLADTLNADTMKHNASLMNHTDCLVLKSLKAIKKGEQVFNTYSEHPNAEILRRYGYVEPDGSAADFGEVSLTLIKEFFAKNTSLSESNIEDIISILCDIQAEEEEEFVLESYDCFASGEVIFELIFTVQLLTVLAGINDETPFNDKSMETKDRAIRRVYKKCYQLLDSGKLTEELKDNLKRILELRLEEYGPEDGVIVELPMTRKVMANVVLQSERKALQECLKGTKLFNSEERKYNFIPDAKLIKNIQKRNIFQEEPSKKQKTE; encoded by the coding sequence ATGACATTCAATTCCAAAACTACTGCATTCCTTGAGTGGTTGAACGATCAGAATGTTGAAATTTCGAACAAGATTGAGATTCAGGACAAGAGAAATTTAGGACAAGGCAGAGCTGTTATCGCCATAGAAGACATAGAGACAGATGAGGAGCTTTTCCGACTTCCAAGAAGCATGTTCCTCAACCCCATGAACAGTGCATTAATCAAAGATTATCCCTCTGCTAAGGACAAATTACTTGAATTGCCCCAGTGGGAGGCTCTTATACTCTGCCTCGCGTATGAGTGGAAAGCTAAGGGGGACGAAAGCAGATGGAAAGCCTACTTCGATGTTCTTCCCATCAACGACCCGGAGAATTACACCTTTGACcaattgattttttggtCGGATGAGGAAGTCAACGATCTTAATCCCTCATACATTGTCACTCGTATTGGAAAGGAATCTGCGGATTCCCTTTTGAGTAGAGTGAGAGGCTTCATTTTGGCATTGAACATTTCCAAACTCCAAGACATATCacaagaagagcttcacAAAGTGGCAGCCCTTATAATGTCATATTCTTTTGATGTccaaaaggaaaaggaaTCTGATGGtgacgacgatgatgaggaagacgaagaaagtATGGAAGACGATAATATACCTGTGGGAAGCTCATCATATGTCAAAAGTATGGTACCTCTCGCTGACACTCTCAATGCAGACACCATGAAACATAATGCAAGTCTCATGAACCATACCGATTGTCTTGTTTTGAAATCACTTAAAGCAATTAAAAAGGGAGAGCAAGTATTCAACACTTATTCTGAACATCCTAATGCTGAAATATTGAGGCGCTACGGCTATGTAGAGCCTGATGGATCGGCAGCTGATTTTGGGGAGGTCTCTTTAACATTAATCAAAGAATTTTTCGCCAAAAATACGTCACTTTCGGAATCTAATATAGAGGATATCATAAGCATACTTTGCGATATTCAGGccgaagaggaggaagagttCGTTTTGGAGAGTTACGACTGTTTCGCCTCTGGTGAGGTCATCTTTGAGTTGATTTTTACCGTTCAGCTTCTAACAGTGCTCGCTGGTATCAATGATGAAACGCCATTCAATGACAAAAGTATGGAGACTAAAGATCGTGCTATTAGAAGAGTTTATAAAAAGTGTTATCAACTCCTTGACTCTGGTAAGCTCACAGAGGAGTTGAAAGATAATTTGAAAAGGATTCTTGAGCTTCGTTTGGAAGAATATGGACCAGAAGATGGCGTCATCGTTGAGCTTCCTATGACTAGGAAAGTGATGGCTAACGTTGTGCTCCAGTCTGAACGCAAGGCATTACAGGAGTGTTTAAAAGGTACCAAGCTCTTTAATTCTGAAGAACGTAAGTACAACTTCATACCTGATGCGAAGCTTATAAAAAATATTCAGAAAAGAAACATTTTTCAGGAGGAGCCTTCtaagaagcagaagactGAATAG
- the BUB3 gene encoding Bub3p, whose product MGVAHSEHTTYAGCWDGTVRQFDYENTRMTSPIVTTQVRDTSSSITHIQFADTNLMIFTTIDGLIYYYDPRLRRIVDKHDCSSKLFAMDSSPQILTVGLADNQVQLYDLRKRESPWQCRTSGLKYQMTSIRQFPSEAGYAVSGIDGRVCIDYNDLSEEAQSLKYAFKCHREKDKESHTDTVYPVTNLRFHKQYNSLFTTGGDGHICVWDWVRRRRMRQFPKIAENLAISHFDISYDGSLMAVGLSDDAYLRLSDTDAPFIPKSGKVFFKRIEAMECRPKESNSQVAS is encoded by the coding sequence ATGGGAGTGGCTCATTCAGAGCATACAACCTATGCTGGCTGTTGGGATGGTACTGTTCGTCAATTTGACTACGAAAATACTCGAATGACTAGTCCAATTGTGACTACACAGGTCCGTGATACCTCCAGTCTGATTACCCACATCCAGTTTGCTGACAcaaacttgatgatttttACGACTATTGATGGTCTAATCTATTACTACGACCCTCGATTAAGAAGAATTGTCGATAAACATGATTGCTCCTCAAAACTATTCGCGATGGACTCTCTGCCCCAGATTCTCACGGTCGGATTAGCTGACAACCAAGTTCAATTATATGATCTTCGGAAGCGTGAAAGCCCGTGGCAATGCCGTACGAGTGGACTCAAATATCAAATGACAAGTATTCGTCAATTCCCCTCCGAAGCAGGATACGCTGTGTCAGGCATCGATGGCAGAGTATGCATAGACTATAACGATCTTCTGGAAGAGGCCCAACTGCTAAAATATGCCTTCAAGTGCCACAGAGAGAAAGACAAGGAGTCGCATACGGACACTGTGTATCCCGTCACTAATCTAAGGTTCCATAAACAATACAACTCGTTATTCACTACTGGCGGTGACGGACATATCTGCGTGTGGGACTGGgtcagaagaagaagaatgagaCAATTCCCCAAAATAGCTGAGAATTTAGCGATCTCACACTTTGACATAAGTTATGATGGATCATTGATGGCCGTTGGCCTCAGTGATGATGCATATTTGAGGCTTTCTGACACGGACGCTCCCTTCATTCCAAAATCAGGCAAAGTATTTTTCAAACGAATCGAAGCTATGGAGTGCAGGCCTAAAGAATCAAATAGTCAAGTGGCCTCTTAG
- the PCL1 gene encoding Pcl1p gives MVSSIDVKALNIFINQPVSQNMIHKLVVTTLQVLPCSEDKDGRTAHNGKPLPSLMTFINKLVRYTNVYTGTLMTTLVYLDRLKHKLPKNAQGLPCTRHRIFLSCLILASKFHNDCSPKNIHWANYTDGLFSLKDVNLMERQLLYLLNWGIRVSNEEMCAQLASFLSPIKEDLIKSSKMRKYLAKQQAAAASASTTATSTKNCSRTSSLSPSPTISRSSSAASQLSLHNPHHSRQASTNSVMSHYRQDSCSSLESLSPVMPVDKVRGYNDRNAYEVDPRIEMMARNEEQELSRMISQIYKQGA, from the coding sequence ATGGTCTCCTCAATTGATGTGAAAGCAttgaacatcttcatcaaccaGCCTGTGTCGCAGAATATGATCCACAAGTTGGTGGTGACCACTTTGCAGGTTCTCCCATGTCTGGAGGACAAGGATGGCAGAACCGCCCACAACGGGAAACCATTGCCTTCTCTCATGACTTTCATCAATAAGTTGGTCAGGTACACTAACGTCTACACTGGCACCTTGATGACCACCTTGGTCTACTTGGACAGATTGAAGCACAAGCTCCCCAAGAACGCTCAGGGCTTACCTTGCACCAGACACAggatcttcttgagctgcCTCATCTTGGCCTCCAAGTTCCACAACGACTGCTCTCCAAAAAACATCCATTGGGCCAACTACACCGATGGCCTTTTTAGCTTGAAGGATGTCAACCTTATGGAAAGACAGTTGCTCTACCTTTTGAATTGGGGCATTCGTGTCTCCAATGAGGAGATGTGTGCTCAATTGGCTTCGTTCTTGCTGCCAATCAAGgaggacttgatcaagctgtcgaagatgagaaagtaCTTGGCCAAACAGCAGGCTGCCGCGGCTAGTGCTTCAACAACGGCTACTTCCACCAAGAACTGCTCCAGAACTTCTCTGTTGTCGCCATCGCCTACGATCTCGCGCTCTTCTTCCGCTGCGTCTCAGTTATCTTTGCATAACCCTCATCATTCTCGCCAAGCATCCACAAATTCTGTCATGTCACACTACAGACAAGACTCATGCAGCTCTTTGGAACTGCTCAGTCCTGTTATGCCTGTCGACAAAGTCAGGGGCTACAATGACAGGAACGCTTACGAGGTCGATCCTCGCATAGAAATGATGGCTAGAAACGAGGAGCAAGAATTGTCTAGAATGATTTCTCAGATTTACAAGCAGGGAGCTTAA